The proteins below come from a single Rhodococcus sp. WMMA185 genomic window:
- a CDS encoding mannonate dehydratase — protein sequence MPIRLSLGHVDEFDDTVAQFAHQLGLQSVQFHTPSNLTTDKQYWGIDELQALREYCDNHGLRIEGLENVPSEQFWKIQRGLPGRDEQIENYQRTIRNMAKTGYDLLGFNFLPTYVWRTDMNAVGRGGASVTAFDANDALNGNALASYKLTHPEAIDGVLDAEHMWDNYQYFLDAVLPVAEEEGVRLALHPDDPPVRDALGGHERIFISPEGIAEAHRRANGSPAWGLNLCLGTVSEMGGEDAVNQVIDLLGPEGRIFYVHFRDVKGTVPRFAECFLGEGNFDPSQVIRRLDAVGFDGFLIDDHVPAMVGDIATWGDTSSAAYCSRGRAYAIGYLQGVLGGLDLN from the coding sequence ATGCCGATTCGGCTATCGCTTGGCCATGTCGACGAATTCGACGACACAGTAGCGCAATTCGCACACCAACTCGGTCTACAGAGCGTGCAGTTCCACACTCCGAGCAACCTGACGACAGACAAACAGTACTGGGGCATCGATGAGCTTCAGGCTCTTCGGGAGTACTGCGACAATCATGGTCTGCGTATCGAAGGACTGGAAAATGTTCCTTCTGAACAGTTTTGGAAGATTCAGCGAGGACTACCGGGGCGCGACGAGCAGATCGAGAACTATCAGCGGACGATCCGAAATATGGCAAAGACCGGATACGATCTTCTCGGTTTCAACTTTCTGCCAACCTACGTCTGGCGTACGGATATGAATGCCGTAGGCCGCGGCGGCGCAAGTGTTACGGCCTTCGATGCGAACGACGCCCTGAACGGAAACGCGCTCGCTTCCTACAAGCTGACCCACCCCGAAGCGATTGACGGCGTCCTCGATGCGGAGCACATGTGGGACAACTACCAGTACTTCCTGGACGCCGTACTGCCGGTCGCCGAAGAAGAAGGGGTCCGCCTGGCACTTCATCCGGATGATCCCCCCGTGCGCGACGCCCTGGGCGGTCACGAGCGAATCTTCATTTCTCCCGAGGGAATCGCCGAAGCGCACCGACGTGCCAATGGAAGTCCCGCATGGGGGCTGAACTTGTGCCTGGGAACGGTGTCCGAGATGGGTGGCGAGGACGCCGTCAACCAGGTCATCGACCTACTCGGGCCGGAGGGGCGCATCTTCTATGTTCACTTCCGCGACGTCAAGGGAACCGTCCCCCGCTTCGCGGAGTGCTTCCTCGGTGAAGGCAATTTCGACCCGTCACAGGTCATTCGGCGCCTTGACGCCGTCGGCTTCGACGGGTTCCTCATCGACGATCACGTGCCGGCGATGGTCGGCGACATCGCCACGTGGGGAGATACATCATCGGCCGCATACTGCAGCCGCGGCAGGGCTTACGCCATCGGGTACTTGCAAGGAGTGCTGGGCGGGCTCGACCTCAACTGA
- a CDS encoding carbohydrate kinase family protein has product MSLVIGEALVDIVTRRDGSSAEHIGGSPLNVAVGLGRLGRPVEFVTRVGDDPRGRSIARYLERSGVSLAPGSMSAEHTATAHATLDASGAASYAFDIEWDLTPPSITRVPNLVHTGSIAAVMEPGCDVVANMLARRRSGSTISFDPNVRSALIADSARAKARIDHLVSISDIVKASDEDLRWYDPGRDPVDTAHTWLSRGPATVVVTKGAEGAFAVCGEGVVEVPARVVEVVDTVGAGDAFMAGLLDGFWSRGFLGAQTRETLHSIDPEDLHDVLTDAALVSALSVARPGADLPTRDMLDAADEALR; this is encoded by the coding sequence ATGAGCCTGGTGATCGGTGAGGCACTCGTCGATATCGTCACCCGACGCGATGGCAGTTCCGCCGAGCACATCGGGGGAAGCCCGCTCAACGTTGCGGTCGGTCTCGGCCGACTAGGGCGCCCAGTCGAGTTCGTCACCCGGGTCGGCGACGATCCTCGCGGGCGCTCGATCGCCCGGTATCTCGAACGATCGGGGGTCAGCCTCGCACCCGGCAGCATGAGCGCGGAGCACACCGCGACCGCCCACGCGACTCTCGACGCCTCCGGCGCCGCCAGCTACGCATTCGACATCGAATGGGATCTGACCCCGCCCAGCATTACTCGCGTGCCGAATCTCGTACACACCGGTTCCATTGCCGCCGTCATGGAGCCGGGATGCGATGTGGTGGCGAACATGCTTGCCCGACGACGCTCCGGCTCAACCATCAGTTTCGACCCCAACGTACGGTCGGCGTTGATCGCGGACAGCGCGCGAGCCAAAGCGCGGATCGACCACCTGGTGTCGATCTCAGACATCGTCAAAGCCAGCGACGAAGACCTGCGATGGTACGACCCGGGTCGGGATCCGGTCGACACCGCGCATACGTGGCTCTCGCGCGGGCCGGCCACCGTCGTGGTGACAAAGGGGGCCGAGGGCGCTTTCGCGGTCTGCGGCGAGGGCGTCGTCGAGGTCCCGGCTCGCGTAGTCGAGGTGGTCGACACCGTCGGCGCAGGCGACGCGTTCATGGCCGGACTACTCGACGGCTTCTGGTCACGCGGCTTCCTCGGGGCGCAAACCCGCGAGACCCTGCACTCGATCGATCCGGAAGATTTGCACGATGTGCTGACCGATGCCGCACTGGTCTCGGCTCTTTCCGTGGCCCGGCCGGGCGCAGATCTTCCCACCCGTGACATGCTCGACGCAGCCGACGAGGCGCTTCGATGA
- a CDS encoding AGE family epimerase/isomerase, translated as MGLNLDLHITADTVYDETWLRNETHRLLDFGIHSAEPGRGFYWLDEQGNARRDMPVYTYLTSRMTHVYSIGALFRHREARELAGIGVDALRGALHDDEYGGWFAFVSDNQESPQAKDAYDQAFVLLAASSAVVADIPGARELLGDAISVFDAHWWDNSAEMVVDRISRDWTTTDTYRGANANMHTVEALLAVGDVTGDRIHHDRALAITRRLVHESTRNNAWLMPEHYDENWTPQLEYNKELPADPFRPYGVTIGHLLEWSRLCLHVHAALGDAAPDWLVTDAQALFDVAVESGWCADKLPGFVYTIDWQREPVVTTRLHWVIAEGISAAAALNSVTKDAKYARWYNTFWDHAETHFIDRVHGSWHHERTPEGGPASTVWSGKPDIYHALQATLIPRAPLAPSLVTALSTERQT; from the coding sequence ATGGGTCTGAACCTAGATCTTCACATCACCGCCGACACGGTATACGACGAAACCTGGCTCAGGAACGAAACCCACAGACTCCTCGATTTCGGTATCCACTCGGCTGAGCCCGGCCGAGGGTTCTACTGGCTCGACGAACAGGGCAACGCGCGCCGCGATATGCCCGTGTATACCTACCTGACTTCGCGGATGACACATGTCTATTCGATCGGCGCTCTTTTCCGGCACCGCGAAGCCCGGGAGTTGGCAGGCATCGGAGTCGACGCCCTGCGAGGGGCCCTCCATGACGACGAGTACGGAGGCTGGTTCGCGTTCGTCTCCGACAACCAGGAATCCCCTCAGGCCAAGGACGCCTACGATCAAGCCTTCGTCCTCCTGGCCGCATCGAGTGCGGTCGTGGCAGACATCCCCGGGGCCCGGGAGTTGCTCGGCGACGCAATATCGGTCTTCGACGCACATTGGTGGGACAACTCGGCTGAAATGGTGGTCGACCGTATCAGCCGCGACTGGACCACGACGGACACCTACCGCGGTGCGAATGCGAACATGCATACCGTTGAAGCGCTTCTCGCTGTCGGCGACGTGACCGGTGACCGAATTCACCACGACAGGGCTCTCGCAATTACCCGTCGGCTGGTGCACGAGTCCACCCGAAACAATGCGTGGCTCATGCCTGAACACTACGACGAGAACTGGACACCGCAGCTCGAGTACAACAAGGAGTTACCCGCGGACCCCTTCCGTCCCTACGGGGTCACCATTGGTCACCTGCTCGAGTGGTCCAGATTGTGTCTGCATGTACATGCCGCACTCGGCGACGCTGCCCCAGACTGGTTGGTGACCGACGCGCAGGCGCTCTTCGATGTCGCCGTGGAAAGTGGTTGGTGCGCAGACAAATTGCCGGGGTTTGTCTACACCATCGACTGGCAGCGTGAACCGGTGGTCACGACGCGGCTGCACTGGGTGATCGCCGAGGGGATCTCGGCCGCCGCCGCATTGAATTCCGTGACAAAGGATGCGAAGTACGCGCGATGGTATAACACGTTCTGGGACCACGCGGAAACACATTTCATCGATCGAGTGCACGGATCCTGGCATCATGAACGCACGCCGGAAGGTGGGCCCGCGAGCACGGTGTGGTCCGGAAAGCCGGATATCTACCACGCGCTGCAGGCGACCCTCATCCCGCGGGCACCTCTTGCCCCGAGCCTTGTGACAGCCCTGTCGACGGAGCGCCAGACCTGA
- a CDS encoding NADP-dependent oxidoreductase, whose amino-acid sequence MTSSTQIQLVNRPVGWPTQDDFRTVVVDLPDLAPDQVRVANEYISVDPYMRGRMNDRESYIPPFALGETMTGGAVGRVVESTAATHPVGSVVMHELGWRDVAQGDASAFRIVEEIPGVPISAYLGILGLTGLTAYVGLKHIANLKPGDSVFISGAAGAVGTAAGQIARLEGASRVIGSAGTAEKVALLTEKYGYAAAFDYKQAPVREQLAELAGDGIDVYFDNVGGDHLEAALDVLRPGGRAALCGAISMYNATERTPGPDNMVNIIGRGLTLQGFTLGNYTHVFPEFAAKMGPWLASGEVVHDETIVDGIENSVDAFLQLMRGGNVGKMLVRTN is encoded by the coding sequence ATGACATCGAGTACCCAGATTCAGTTGGTCAACCGCCCGGTGGGGTGGCCGACGCAGGACGACTTTCGCACCGTCGTCGTCGATCTGCCCGACCTCGCTCCCGATCAAGTGCGGGTAGCCAATGAGTACATCTCCGTCGATCCCTACATGCGTGGGCGGATGAACGATCGCGAGTCATACATTCCGCCGTTCGCGCTGGGGGAGACGATGACCGGCGGCGCCGTCGGGCGTGTGGTCGAATCCACGGCTGCCACTCATCCCGTGGGCTCGGTGGTCATGCACGAGCTCGGCTGGCGTGACGTCGCGCAGGGCGACGCGTCGGCGTTCCGGATCGTCGAGGAAATTCCGGGCGTACCGATCTCCGCTTACCTGGGGATCCTCGGGCTCACCGGTTTGACGGCGTACGTCGGGCTGAAGCACATCGCGAATCTGAAGCCCGGTGACTCCGTTTTCATTTCCGGTGCCGCCGGTGCGGTCGGAACAGCGGCCGGGCAGATCGCGCGACTCGAGGGCGCTTCCCGGGTCATCGGATCCGCAGGGACGGCGGAGAAGGTTGCGTTGCTCACCGAGAAGTACGGATACGCCGCCGCCTTCGACTACAAACAGGCACCGGTCCGTGAACAGTTGGCCGAACTTGCCGGTGATGGCATTGACGTCTACTTCGACAACGTCGGCGGTGACCACCTGGAGGCCGCCCTCGACGTGCTGCGTCCAGGCGGCCGGGCCGCACTGTGCGGCGCCATCTCCATGTACAACGCGACCGAGCGCACGCCGGGACCCGACAACATGGTGAACATCATCGGGCGTGGTCTGACCCTCCAAGGCTTCACGCTCGGCAACTACACGCACGTCTTCCCCGAGTTCGCCGCCAAGATGGGACCCTGGTTGGCGTCCGGTGAGGTGGTTCACGACGAGACCATCGTCGACGGCATCGAGAACTCAGTCGATGCGTTTCTCCAGCTCATGCGCGGCGGGAACGTCGGGAAGATGCTCGTTCGCACGAACTGA
- a CDS encoding SDR family NAD(P)-dependent oxidoreductase, giving the protein MGKFVGRRVVVTGAGSGIGFEIARLFLEEGGKVVAADRDTRSVPTGSFPIEVDISSPDEIDQLREHAYELLGGVDILCNNAGIGSTTSVLDATVEEWDRVFAVNARGTFLCMKSFLPGMLEQRFGVIVNTASVAGMIGLRDRASYSASKGAVLTLTKQAAVQWADAGIRCNCVCPGTVDSPWVEQLLQQAEDPVARRAELTARQPVGRLAAPTEVAKAVLYLASDDAAFVTGAELVIDGGILAG; this is encoded by the coding sequence ATGGGCAAGTTTGTTGGGCGACGCGTTGTCGTGACCGGGGCGGGCTCAGGAATCGGATTCGAGATCGCTCGATTGTTCCTCGAAGAAGGTGGCAAAGTCGTCGCTGCTGACAGGGATACACGGTCCGTCCCCACGGGATCCTTTCCCATCGAAGTCGATATCAGCTCACCGGACGAAATCGACCAGCTCCGAGAGCACGCATACGAACTGCTCGGCGGCGTAGACATCCTGTGCAACAACGCCGGCATCGGATCGACCACCAGCGTCCTTGACGCGACGGTCGAGGAATGGGATCGCGTGTTCGCGGTCAACGCACGCGGAACGTTCTTGTGCATGAAGAGTTTTCTCCCCGGCATGCTCGAGCAGAGGTTCGGCGTCATCGTGAACACCGCCTCGGTGGCAGGGATGATCGGCCTGCGCGATCGTGCCTCCTACTCGGCCAGTAAGGGCGCGGTGCTCACCTTGACCAAGCAAGCCGCGGTCCAATGGGCGGACGCCGGGATTCGCTGCAACTGCGTATGCCCCGGAACAGTCGATTCGCCGTGGGTCGAACAGTTGCTTCAGCAAGCGGAAGATCCTGTCGCCCGCCGCGCGGAGCTCACTGCGCGGCAGCCGGTGGGCCGGCTCGCCGCACCCACAGAGGTGGCGAAGGCGGTGCTCTATCTGGCAAGTGACGACGCCGCCTTCGTCACAGGTGCCGAACTCGTTATCGACGGCGGAATCCTTGCTGGCTGA
- a CDS encoding SMP-30/gluconolactonase/LRE family protein: MRVSTFTESDSFVGEGPVWDSRTGVLHWVDIPRGRVHVTDFETHKTKTLIFDTTVGAVAPRSTTSGYVAAIAEGFGVIAADGELEVTNAFLPGGARMNDAKCDGRGRLWAGSCAIDFEPGGGALHVLDVDFTVRTVLDGWTLPNGLGWSPGSDLFYLVDSLERSISVWDYDLESAELSNHRILATFDSDEGLPDGLCVDTNGCIWVAMWGGGRVVRLSPQGDRLTSVDLPVQQPSSCAFAGAQRDTLIVTSARQDLARAATIDGSVLALHDTGSRGTEVAFFGG, translated from the coding sequence ATGCGTGTCAGCACTTTTACGGAATCCGACTCTTTTGTCGGTGAAGGACCGGTGTGGGACAGCCGCACCGGAGTCCTCCACTGGGTGGACATTCCTCGAGGTCGGGTCCATGTGACCGACTTCGAGACCCACAAGACAAAGACACTGATCTTCGACACCACCGTCGGAGCCGTTGCACCCCGTTCGACAACCAGCGGCTACGTCGCCGCGATCGCCGAAGGGTTCGGCGTCATTGCCGCCGACGGCGAACTCGAGGTTACGAACGCTTTCCTCCCTGGCGGTGCCCGGATGAACGATGCCAAGTGCGACGGGCGGGGCCGGCTGTGGGCCGGTAGTTGCGCCATCGACTTCGAGCCAGGCGGTGGAGCTCTGCACGTTCTCGACGTGGACTTCACCGTTCGTACTGTTCTCGATGGCTGGACTCTTCCGAACGGACTCGGGTGGAGTCCCGGATCTGACCTCTTCTACCTGGTTGACAGTCTCGAGCGGTCGATCTCGGTCTGGGACTACGACCTCGAATCGGCAGAACTGTCGAACCACCGGATCCTGGCGACTTTCGATAGTGACGAAGGGCTGCCCGATGGCTTGTGCGTCGATACGAACGGGTGCATCTGGGTGGCGATGTGGGGAGGCGGGCGCGTCGTCCGGTTGTCTCCTCAGGGCGACCGGCTCACTTCTGTCGATTTGCCGGTGCAGCAGCCGTCTTCCTGTGCGTTCGCCGGAGCGCAGCGGGATACTCTCATCGTGACCTCGGCCCGCCAGGACCTTGCCCGAGCAGCCACGATTGACGGCTCTGTACTTGCTCTCCACGACACCGGATCACGCGGCACCGAAGTTGCATTCTTCGGTGGCTGA
- a CDS encoding GntR family transcriptional regulator produces MVTTRTSQTEDGSALELSPIRRGVTRERTSDLVFQELQGAIRDLRLTPGLSLSESALTRQFAVSRTPVREALARLADAGLVQVTPQVGTRVARIRPAEVREAQFIREHLELGAFESACANPTANHARLTALVEEQEQAFRDRDEELFFASDEALHRTMFELAGFPGAWEVVQSKKLQLDRLRRLTLPEHSTTRELITEHTAIVEALKNRDVAVGRKVICDHLRRVLTQLPRLQHEHPQYFAEQ; encoded by the coding sequence ATGGTCACGACTCGAACATCGCAGACAGAGGACGGATCGGCGCTCGAGCTCTCGCCCATCCGCCGTGGGGTGACTCGTGAACGCACCTCGGACCTCGTTTTTCAGGAACTCCAAGGGGCCATTCGGGATTTGCGCCTCACTCCGGGCCTGTCGCTGTCCGAGAGCGCCTTGACCAGGCAGTTCGCAGTGAGTCGGACCCCCGTGCGTGAAGCGCTGGCGCGCCTCGCTGATGCGGGGTTGGTTCAGGTCACGCCCCAGGTCGGCACTCGCGTAGCGCGGATACGACCGGCAGAAGTCCGCGAGGCGCAGTTCATCCGTGAGCACCTCGAACTAGGAGCGTTCGAGTCCGCATGCGCAAATCCCACCGCGAACCATGCGAGGCTGACCGCTCTCGTCGAGGAGCAGGAACAAGCGTTCAGAGACCGCGATGAAGAGCTCTTCTTCGCCAGTGACGAAGCGCTGCACCGCACGATGTTCGAACTGGCGGGCTTCCCGGGAGCGTGGGAAGTGGTTCAGTCCAAGAAACTGCAACTCGATCGCCTCCGCCGTCTGACACTGCCCGAGCATTCGACGACCCGTGAATTGATCACCGAACATACGGCCATCGTCGAGGCACTGAAGAACCGCGACGTCGCCGTCGGGCGAAAGGTCATCTGCGACCACCTCCGACGAGTCCTGACCCAGCTTCCACGGCTGCAGCATGAACACCCCCAGTACTTCGCGGAACAGTAG
- a CDS encoding fumarylacetoacetate hydrolase family protein: MRIASVGGRIKLVRESKLIDVHKASDGRFGPTAADVFEQWAQFRDWADHDTTEGDTPLNESEAEAPVPPSPQVFGIGLNYREHQVESGLPAPEVPLVFTKFPTSITNAFTEVALPTDQVDWEVEVAIVIGTRAHKVSRSEAWSHVAGVTAAQDISARDVQMRPAGTPQFNLGKSFPGFTPLGPVLVTPDEFDDPNNITLSCDLNGVTLQSSSTADLIFDVAQLIEYLSGIVILMPGDVILTGTPSGVGLGQTPKRFLAAGDEVVSHVGDLTMRHTFVGAGDRRS; this comes from the coding sequence ATGCGGATCGCTTCAGTTGGCGGGCGAATCAAACTCGTACGTGAGAGCAAGCTGATCGACGTTCACAAGGCCAGCGACGGCCGGTTCGGTCCAACGGCGGCCGATGTCTTCGAACAGTGGGCCCAGTTTCGTGACTGGGCGGATCACGACACCACAGAGGGCGACACACCTCTGAATGAATCAGAGGCAGAAGCGCCCGTCCCACCGAGCCCGCAGGTGTTCGGCATCGGTCTGAACTATCGCGAGCATCAGGTCGAATCCGGCCTCCCAGCACCCGAGGTCCCTTTGGTCTTCACCAAGTTCCCGACCTCGATCACGAACGCCTTCACGGAGGTTGCGCTCCCAACCGATCAGGTCGATTGGGAAGTCGAGGTCGCGATCGTCATAGGCACACGCGCACACAAGGTCTCGCGCTCGGAAGCGTGGTCCCACGTCGCCGGTGTAACTGCCGCCCAAGATATTTCCGCACGTGATGTCCAGATGCGGCCGGCGGGTACACCCCAATTCAATCTCGGTAAGTCGTTTCCGGGGTTCACGCCGCTCGGCCCAGTTCTGGTTACGCCCGACGAATTCGACGATCCGAACAACATCACACTGTCGTGCGATCTCAACGGTGTCACACTGCAGTCCAGCTCAACCGCCGACCTCATCTTCGACGTCGCGCAACTGATCGAGTATCTGTCCGGGATCGTGATACTCATGCCAGGAGACGTCATCCTCACCGGAACCCCTTCGGGCGTGGGCCTCGGGCAGACTCCGAAACGATTCTTGGCCGCCGGGGACGAGGTTGTCAGTCATGTAGGTGACCTGACCATGCGACACACGTTCGTCGGCGCGGGGGATCGCCGATCCTAG
- the xylB gene encoding xylulokinase produces MTLVAGVDSSTQSCKVIVCESDTGEIVREGKASHPDGTEVAPQEWTRALDTAIVAAGGLDDVAAVSVGAQQHGMVCLDDAASIVRPALLWNDTRSADAAAELVDELGGAATWADAVGVVPVASITVSKLRWLADVEPQNADRTAAVCLPHDWLSWQLGGGTDPSTLTTDRGDASGTGYFSAATDSYRPDLLSRALRGRTVQLPRVAAPAEQIGETRWGGALGPGTGDNAAAALALDAREGDVIVSVGTSGVVSAVSATAAHDPGGFVAGFADATGHNLPLVCTLNAARVLDATATLLSVDHEELSRLALSAPSGSAGLVMVPYLEGERTPNRPHATGAIHGLRLANSTPAHLARAAVEGLLCGLADGIDHLTEQGVTVRRILLVGGGARSRALCELAPAVFGAPVLVPRPAEYVAIGACRQAAWTLAGTREPPKWSQAPADRYEADPAPAVRERYSEVRDLTDS; encoded by the coding sequence ATGACTCTCGTGGCCGGCGTTGATTCGTCGACCCAGTCGTGCAAGGTGATCGTCTGTGAGTCCGATACCGGGGAGATCGTCCGGGAGGGCAAGGCGTCACATCCAGACGGCACCGAAGTTGCGCCGCAGGAGTGGACAAGAGCCCTCGACACCGCAATCGTTGCGGCGGGCGGATTGGACGACGTCGCCGCAGTGTCCGTTGGGGCGCAGCAACACGGCATGGTGTGCCTCGACGACGCAGCGTCGATCGTGCGTCCAGCGCTGTTGTGGAACGACACTCGCTCTGCGGATGCTGCCGCAGAGCTTGTGGACGAACTCGGCGGGGCTGCTACGTGGGCGGACGCAGTGGGGGTAGTGCCGGTCGCCTCGATCACGGTCAGCAAGCTGCGCTGGCTCGCCGATGTCGAACCGCAAAACGCCGATCGGACAGCAGCTGTATGCCTGCCGCACGACTGGCTCAGCTGGCAACTCGGGGGCGGCACCGATCCGAGTACCCTGACCACCGACCGTGGCGATGCCAGTGGCACCGGATACTTTTCTGCCGCAACGGATTCCTATCGCCCCGATCTGCTTTCGCGCGCGTTGCGAGGCCGCACGGTGCAGCTACCCCGGGTGGCCGCACCCGCCGAGCAGATCGGGGAAACCCGGTGGGGCGGCGCCCTGGGCCCGGGAACCGGCGACAATGCGGCTGCCGCACTCGCTCTCGATGCCAGAGAAGGCGATGTCATCGTGTCGGTCGGAACGTCGGGTGTCGTGTCGGCGGTGTCGGCAACAGCCGCGCACGACCCTGGAGGATTCGTCGCCGGCTTCGCCGATGCCACCGGACACAACCTCCCGCTGGTGTGCACGCTGAACGCGGCCCGTGTACTCGATGCCACGGCCACACTGCTGAGCGTCGATCACGAAGAGTTGTCGCGGTTGGCGCTCTCGGCGCCGTCGGGCAGCGCGGGTCTGGTGATGGTGCCGTATCTCGAGGGTGAACGCACACCGAACCGCCCGCACGCTACCGGAGCAATTCACGGTCTACGCCTTGCCAATTCGACACCCGCGCACCTTGCGCGCGCCGCTGTCGAAGGGCTGCTGTGCGGACTCGCGGACGGCATCGACCACCTGACCGAACAGGGTGTGACGGTGCGCCGCATTCTCCTCGTCGGCGGCGGCGCCCGCTCACGGGCACTGTGCGAACTGGCCCCGGCCGTCTTCGGGGCACCGGTGCTGGTGCCCCGCCCCGCCGAGTACGTCGCCATCGGCGCCTGCCGCCAGGCCGCCTGGACCCTCGCCGGGACCCGGGAACCACCCAAGTGGAGTCAGGCACCGGCCGACCGGTACGAGGCAGATCCGGCACCCGCTGTGCGCGAACGGTATTCCGAGGTCCGCGATCTCACCGACTCCTGA
- a CDS encoding SDR family NAD(P)-dependent oxidoreductase, giving the protein MSELANRTAIVTGGTSGIGLGAVERLLAHGASVAFCGIDAEEAEQSAKNLAGEYGDNRVFGRVADVRDADAVQSFVADSAERFGGLDIVVTAAGIQTYGSAADTDPATWERTLAVNVTGSYLAVKHAIPHLRRRGGGSIVLVSSVQAFVCQEGVSSYTASKGALNALARSIAIDEARHGIRANTVCPASVDTPMLRASARQFSDGTPAGEQALVDQWGTMHPLGRVAQPSEIGEAIAFLSSDRASFITGISLPVDGGMLASIPVALPE; this is encoded by the coding sequence ATGTCTGAACTGGCAAACAGGACCGCAATCGTCACTGGTGGCACCAGTGGTATCGGTCTCGGGGCAGTGGAGCGCCTGCTCGCGCACGGAGCATCCGTCGCGTTCTGCGGAATCGACGCGGAAGAAGCCGAACAGTCAGCAAAGAACCTCGCCGGCGAGTATGGCGACAACCGGGTTTTCGGGCGGGTTGCCGATGTCAGGGATGCGGACGCGGTGCAGAGCTTCGTCGCCGACTCCGCCGAGCGGTTCGGCGGCCTCGACATTGTGGTCACAGCCGCAGGTATCCAGACGTACGGCTCTGCCGCCGATACCGACCCAGCTACCTGGGAGCGCACTCTCGCGGTCAACGTCACCGGGTCCTACCTGGCTGTCAAACATGCTATTCCCCACCTCCGTCGTCGCGGAGGAGGCTCGATCGTATTGGTCTCGTCGGTCCAGGCGTTCGTCTGCCAGGAAGGTGTGTCGTCCTATACGGCCAGCAAGGGAGCGCTCAACGCTCTCGCCCGATCCATCGCGATCGATGAAGCGCGACACGGAATCCGTGCCAACACCGTATGTCCCGCCTCCGTCGACACCCCGATGCTGCGCGCGAGCGCACGCCAGTTCTCCGATGGCACTCCGGCCGGCGAACAAGCGCTAGTCGATCAATGGGGGACAATGCATCCGCTGGGACGTGTCGCGCAGCCCTCGGAGATCGGCGAGGCCATCGCCTTTCTGTCGAGCGACCGGGCTAGTTTCATCACCGGCATCTCGCTGCCCGTCGACGGTGGAATGCTCGCGAGTATTCCGGTAGCCCTCCCGGAATAG
- a CDS encoding TetR/AcrR family transcriptional regulator: MPRTQDFDTAEVIESVRDLFWDKGFEATSIPEVERATGLNRSSLYNVFGSKRGLFDAAVNDYLDRVARPRLRILTDEPSHPEDVFRYYRSLAEALAADPDDSPGRGCLLFNSAAGFAAHDDTQRAVVDTYRHELFAALTHALRTFDQDTPPDVLEHRARLLTSLSVSALVLSRVNRDEAVAVVHTAIAQLEGWRRNS; encoded by the coding sequence ATGCCGCGTACGCAGGATTTCGACACCGCAGAAGTGATCGAAAGTGTTCGTGATCTATTCTGGGACAAAGGATTCGAAGCCACATCGATACCGGAGGTCGAGCGGGCTACCGGACTGAATCGCTCGAGTCTCTACAACGTGTTCGGCAGCAAGCGCGGACTCTTCGACGCGGCCGTGAACGACTATCTCGACCGGGTAGCCCGCCCTCGGCTTCGCATCCTGACCGACGAGCCCTCCCATCCGGAGGATGTGTTCCGGTACTACCGGAGCCTCGCCGAGGCACTCGCGGCCGACCCGGACGACTCCCCCGGTCGCGGTTGCCTGCTCTTCAACAGCGCTGCCGGCTTCGCGGCCCACGACGACACCCAGCGCGCCGTAGTCGACACATACCGCCATGAACTCTTCGCCGCACTCACGCACGCACTTCGTACGTTCGACCAGGACACGCCACCCGACGTCTTGGAACACCGGGCCCGACTCCTGACCTCCCTGTCCGTGAGCGCCCTCGTCCTGTCGCGGGTAAACCGGGACGAAGCCGTCGCGGTCGTGCACACGGCAATAGCGCAACTGGAGGGCTGGCGCCGCAACTCCTGA